A single Carnobacterium alterfunditum DSM 5972 DNA region contains:
- a CDS encoding phosphomevalonate kinase has product MIEASAPGKLYIAGEYAVVEPGYPAILVAVDQFITVSLEISEHVGSITSFQYGNLPILWQRENDRLVLDKRENPFHYILAAIRLTEEYAKEQGKELSFYHLTVDSELDSSQGKKYGLGSSAAVTVATVTALCRFYDITVSKNVIFKLAALAHLSVKSNGSCGDVAASVYGGWLAFTTFDPEWVLEQKEHNTVKELLELEWPHLSFTPLTPPKDLRLVIGWTGSPASTSHLVDAVTNKRSQDTMAYETFLEQSKQCVNALIHAFQEENVAEIQRQIRKNRQLLLQMSQDTSVTIETPALTKLCEMAEAFNGAAKSSGAGGGDCGIVIFNRKEGLLSLITDWEKEGIINLPLHVYKKTDF; this is encoded by the coding sequence ATGATTGAAGCTTCTGCACCGGGCAAATTATACATTGCGGGCGAATATGCCGTTGTTGAACCAGGTTACCCAGCTATCTTGGTAGCTGTTGATCAATTTATTACCGTATCACTTGAAATATCTGAGCATGTTGGCAGTATCACCTCTTTTCAGTATGGGAACCTTCCCATTTTATGGCAACGTGAAAATGATCGTTTAGTACTTGATAAACGAGAAAATCCTTTTCATTATATTCTAGCTGCTATTCGTTTGACCGAAGAATACGCAAAAGAACAAGGAAAAGAATTATCTTTCTATCATTTAACGGTTGACAGTGAATTGGACAGCTCACAAGGAAAAAAATATGGCTTAGGTTCAAGTGCAGCCGTCACAGTAGCTACTGTAACAGCTTTGTGTCGCTTCTATGACATCACTGTTAGTAAAAATGTTATTTTTAAGTTAGCTGCTTTGGCTCATTTATCTGTTAAAAGCAATGGATCTTGTGGCGATGTAGCAGCTAGTGTTTATGGTGGTTGGTTGGCCTTTACGACGTTCGACCCTGAATGGGTATTGGAACAAAAAGAACACAACACTGTAAAAGAATTACTTGAATTAGAGTGGCCTCATTTATCTTTTACGCCATTAACGCCACCAAAAGATTTACGTCTGGTTATCGGATGGACAGGTTCTCCTGCATCTACTTCACATTTAGTGGATGCAGTTACCAATAAACGTAGCCAAGATACTATGGCCTATGAAACCTTTTTGGAACAAAGCAAACAATGTGTTAATGCTCTGATCCATGCTTTTCAAGAGGAAAATGTAGCCGAGATCCAACGTCAGATCCGAAAAAATCGTCAGCTTTTACTTCAGATGAGTCAAGATACATCTGTTACGATCGAGACTCCTGCTTTGACAAAGCTATGTGAAATGGCAGAAGCTTTCAATGGAGCTGCTAAATCCTCTGGTGCTGGCGGAGGCGATTGCGGAATTGTCATTTTCAATCGAAAAGAAGGTTTATTATCACTTATTACAGATTGGGAAAAAGAAGGCATTATTAATCTTCCATTACATGTATACAAAAAAACAGATTTTTAA
- the fni gene encoding type 2 isopentenyl-diphosphate Delta-isomerase: MKPTNNRKNEHVSLAEKFAKETRKSDFDSFRFVHHSFPEMSVADAAISTSFATLDMDSPFYINAITGGSSWTKKVNEKLALIARETGIAMATGSISAALKDPSVKDSFTIIRETNPNGKLFANLGAGQTLENAKKAVDLIQADALQIHINSPQEIIMPEGDRDFSNWLTDLEKIVQQVSVPVIVKEVGFGMSRETIQQLSSIGVQTIDISGQGGTNFAQIENYRRVSDKFDYLEDWGQSTVISLIEAQPFIDKIEILASGGIRDPLDIVKSLALGARAVGISGLFLHMALRDGVEATILEVNAWKKQIASIMTLLGKKSINDLNQTDVILLGEVKDWCDVRNIDASLFANRSSQNR; the protein is encoded by the coding sequence ATGAAACCAACGAATAATCGAAAAAACGAACATGTTTCATTAGCCGAAAAGTTTGCTAAAGAGACTAGAAAGTCTGATTTTGATTCTTTCCGTTTTGTTCATCATTCTTTTCCAGAAATGAGCGTAGCTGATGCAGCTATTTCCACTTCATTTGCTACATTAGATATGGACTCCCCTTTCTACATTAATGCCATTACTGGTGGAAGCTCTTGGACAAAAAAAGTGAATGAAAAACTAGCTTTGATTGCTCGTGAAACGGGTATTGCTATGGCCACCGGTTCGATTAGTGCTGCTCTTAAAGATCCTTCTGTTAAAGACAGTTTTACGATCATTAGAGAAACCAATCCTAACGGTAAACTTTTCGCCAATCTTGGTGCCGGTCAAACTTTGGAGAATGCTAAAAAAGCTGTTGATCTGATCCAAGCAGATGCATTACAGATCCATATCAACTCGCCTCAAGAAATCATTATGCCAGAAGGCGACCGTGACTTTTCCAACTGGTTAACGGATCTAGAAAAAATCGTTCAACAAGTATCTGTGCCGGTTATTGTTAAAGAAGTGGGTTTTGGTATGAGCCGTGAAACGATTCAGCAATTATCTTCAATCGGGGTACAGACCATTGATATCAGTGGTCAAGGTGGAACAAACTTTGCCCAAATCGAAAACTACCGCCGTGTTAGTGACAAATTTGACTATCTAGAAGATTGGGGACAATCAACCGTTATTTCTTTAATAGAAGCACAGCCTTTCATTGATAAAATCGAAATACTCGCTTCAGGTGGTATACGCGATCCTTTAGATATTGTTAAGTCTTTAGCTCTAGGGGCACGAGCAGTAGGAATCTCAGGACTTTTCTTGCATATGGCTCTAAGAGATGGTGTAGAAGCTACGATTTTAGAAGTAAACGCTTGGAAAAAACAAATTGCATCGATCATGACGCTACTTGGGAAAAAATCGATCAATGACTTAAATCAAACAGATGTGATTTTGTTAGGAGAAGTAAAGGATTGGTGTGACGTTCGCAATATTGATGCATCGCTTTTTGCTAATCGTTCTTCACAGAATCGCTGA
- a CDS encoding GNAT family N-acetyltransferase, with translation MIYKCDENQREELLNFLYQEPSVNLFAIGDIETYGFEHFDLDVWVYVDSKDKINGVLVRYKDNVMPIHGKVFEGFDTFLPLIQSLTPLYISGSEEVITQYEEEFEQYEKEETYLSECNELKLDAPLIQQVAPLEKEDIAAYLDCLKEIGMKKQQTMEEITDDLERDLNTIQVIKDETGKIISTGRIAVETKLSAMIMAVGTVESYREKGYATAIVATLVNYCTAKNKTACLFYSDPDIGRLYQHLGFEDTHKWIILKSKE, from the coding sequence ATGATTTATAAATGTGATGAAAACCAACGGGAAGAATTGCTGAATTTTTTATATCAAGAACCGAGTGTGAATTTATTTGCGATTGGCGACATTGAAACTTACGGGTTCGAGCATTTTGATTTAGATGTTTGGGTTTATGTAGATAGCAAGGATAAAATCAACGGTGTATTGGTTCGCTATAAGGATAATGTCATGCCTATTCATGGCAAGGTGTTTGAAGGGTTCGATACATTTTTACCTTTGATCCAGAGTCTAACGCCTTTATACATATCCGGAAGTGAGGAAGTCATTACTCAATATGAAGAAGAATTTGAGCAATATGAAAAAGAAGAGACCTACTTATCTGAGTGCAATGAACTAAAGTTAGACGCTCCGTTAATTCAACAGGTTGCGCCTTTAGAAAAAGAGGATATTGCGGCATACCTTGATTGTTTAAAAGAAATCGGCATGAAGAAGCAACAAACAATGGAAGAAATCACAGATGACTTGGAACGTGATTTGAATACGATCCAAGTCATCAAAGATGAAACCGGTAAAATTATTTCAACAGGAAGAATTGCAGTTGAAACAAAACTTTCAGCGATGATAATGGCTGTTGGTACGGTTGAAAGTTACCGTGAGAAGGGCTATGCAACAGCTATAGTAGCCACTTTGGTGAATTATTGTACCGCGAAGAATAAAACGGCTTGTTTATTCTATTCCGATCCAGATATTGGACGATTGTATCAACACTTAGGTTTTGAGGACACACACAAATGGATCATACTAAAAAGTAAAGAGTAG
- a CDS encoding AzlD domain-containing protein has translation MTSQQLQLILGMAFVTYLPRVLPLLVLSNRSIPDKVSKWMSFIPVSIFSALIFSDIFFWKNQFNINPIINIKLLPSILVFFVAYKTKNLLLSMVFGITAITLMVYLV, from the coding sequence ATGACTAGTCAACAATTGCAGTTGATTTTGGGTATGGCGTTTGTCACCTATCTACCTCGAGTGTTGCCATTACTTGTTCTAAGTAACCGATCGATTCCAGATAAAGTTTCAAAATGGATGTCATTTATCCCAGTATCTATATTTTCAGCTTTGATTTTTTCGGATATTTTCTTTTGGAAAAACCAATTCAATATAAATCCGATCATTAATATAAAGCTTTTGCCGTCTATTCTTGTGTTCTTTGTAGCCTATAAAACAAAAAACCTGTTACTGTCTATGGTATTTGGAATTACAGCTATCACATTAATGGTCTATCTTGTTTGA
- a CDS encoding AzlC family ABC transporter permease, translating to MKKQDWLDGLKVIYPVIISYVPLGLAGGMVLYDAGFNAPTIFLMSLLVFGGAAQFMAASMVSMGASISAIITMTFFLNLRHLLMSSSMSGFIKKPSLPFTLIFSHTLADESFAINYNQFKNQEWTPNKALATNISAYLTWSLSTVVGGMLGSAWEIDTTIINYVLIAMFISLLVSQFVSKLYIFVGLTAGVLAVLFMILLQHTIALVIAAILASFIGYFADGYLMNRKMNTRDEGIKDD from the coding sequence ATGAAAAAACAAGATTGGTTGGATGGGTTAAAAGTAATCTATCCGGTCATCATTAGTTATGTACCTCTCGGTTTAGCCGGTGGCATGGTTTTGTATGATGCCGGGTTCAATGCTCCAACTATTTTTCTAATGAGTCTGCTTGTATTTGGAGGAGCTGCTCAATTTATGGCTGCTTCGATGGTAAGTATGGGTGCTTCTATTTCAGCAATTATAACAATGACGTTCTTTTTAAATCTACGTCATTTATTGATGAGTTCCAGTATGTCGGGGTTTATTAAAAAGCCGTCTTTACCTTTCACCCTAATTTTTAGTCACACCCTTGCGGATGAATCGTTTGCTATAAATTACAATCAATTTAAAAATCAAGAATGGACTCCTAATAAGGCGTTGGCAACCAATATTTCAGCTTATTTGACTTGGTCACTAAGCACGGTCGTTGGAGGAATGCTTGGAAGTGCTTGGGAAATTGATACTACCATTATAAATTATGTTTTGATCGCTATGTTTATCAGTTTATTGGTCAGTCAATTTGTATCTAAGCTGTATATTTTTGTAGGATTAACGGCCGGTGTATTAGCGGTATTATTCATGATTCTGTTGCAGCATACGATTGCCTTGGTTATTGCCGCAATTCTAGCTTCTTTTATCGGATATTTTGCTGATGGATACTTGATGAACAGAAAAATGAACACAAGAGATGAGGGTATCAAAGATGACTAG
- a CDS encoding pyrimidine-nucleoside phosphorylase, translated as MRMVDLITKKQHGKALTTEEINTMIEEYTAGKIPDYQMSAMLMAIYFKDMDDREKSDLTMSIVHSGEEIDLSAIKGIKVDKHSTGGVGDTTTLVLAPLVASLGVPIAKMSGRGLGHTGGTIDKLESIPGFHVELTQEKFIELVNKNKVAVVGQSGNLTPADKKLYALRDVTSTVESIPLIASSIMSKKIAAGADAIVLDVKTGAGAFMKTTEDARLLAHAMVQIGNSVGRNTMAVISDMSQPLGFAIGNALEVKEAIDTLNGKGPADLLDLCLTLGSQMVHLAGIGKDLDEARSLLEESIENGKALEKFKTFVASQGGDISVIDNPELLPKAEYQVDILANRAGYISEIIADELGIAAMILGAGRATKESEIDLAVGIVLHKKVGDAVKKGEALLTIHTNKEEIPEVEQKIWEGITIADSAAPIPLIHEVITD; from the coding sequence ATGAGAATGGTTGACTTAATTACAAAAAAACAACATGGAAAAGCATTAACGACTGAAGAAATAAATACGATGATCGAAGAATACACAGCAGGTAAGATCCCAGATTATCAAATGAGTGCAATGTTGATGGCAATTTACTTTAAAGATATGGATGACCGTGAAAAAAGTGATTTAACCATGAGTATCGTCCATTCTGGAGAAGAAATCGATTTATCAGCAATCAAAGGAATCAAGGTAGACAAACATTCAACGGGTGGGGTAGGCGATACGACAACGCTTGTTCTAGCGCCTTTAGTTGCTAGTTTGGGTGTCCCAATAGCTAAGATGAGCGGACGTGGTCTGGGTCATACAGGCGGAACAATTGATAAGCTAGAATCGATTCCAGGTTTCCATGTAGAATTGACACAAGAAAAATTTATTGAATTAGTAAATAAAAATAAAGTAGCAGTTGTCGGTCAATCGGGCAATTTAACACCGGCAGATAAAAAATTGTACGCTTTAAGAGATGTGACAAGTACTGTTGAATCAATTCCGCTAATTGCAAGTTCGATCATGAGTAAAAAAATTGCGGCAGGTGCAGATGCGATTGTTTTAGATGTGAAAACTGGGGCAGGAGCTTTCATGAAGACAACAGAAGATGCTAGATTATTAGCTCATGCTATGGTACAGATTGGCAATAGTGTCGGACGCAATACAATGGCCGTTATTTCTGATATGAGCCAACCTTTAGGTTTTGCAATTGGAAATGCTTTAGAAGTTAAAGAAGCAATCGATACTCTAAACGGTAAAGGTCCAGCTGATTTATTAGATCTATGTTTAACATTGGGTAGTCAAATGGTTCATTTAGCTGGTATAGGAAAAGATTTAGATGAAGCAAGATCATTATTAGAAGAGTCAATTGAAAATGGGAAAGCTTTAGAGAAATTCAAAACCTTTGTTGCTTCTCAAGGTGGAGATATAAGTGTTATAGATAATCCGGAATTATTGCCAAAGGCAGAGTATCAAGTAGATATTTTAGCAAATAGAGCTGGATATATTTCTGAAATCATCGCGGATGAATTAGGGATCGCTGCTATGATTCTAGGAGCAGGACGTGCTACAAAAGAAAGTGAAATTGATTTAGCAGTGGGGATCGTCTTACATAAAAAAGTTGGCGATGCTGTTAAAAAAGGTGAAGCATTATTAACGATCCATACAAATAAAGAAGAAATACCAGAAGTTGAACAAAAAATCTGGGAAGGTATCACAATAGCAGATTCAGCTGCACCGATTCCTCTTATTCATGAAGTGATCACTGATTGA
- the rpiA gene encoding ribose-5-phosphate isomerase RpiA — MNLKQQVGEKAAEYVKEGMVVGLGTGSTAYYMVEALGKRVKEGLTITGVTTSTQTKEQAEKLGIPLKTIDEVETVDLTIDGADEIDANYQGVKGGGGALLFEKIVADYSKKVIWIVDESKMVKTLGAFPLPVEVMPYGSQQLVRIFEGKGFYPTMRKNEDGENYLTDGGHYIIDLHMTKIEDPQSLAEWLDGLTGVMEHGLFLNRVNTIIVGHESGLEIIEAR; from the coding sequence ATGAATTTAAAACAACAAGTTGGAGAAAAAGCTGCAGAATATGTAAAAGAAGGTATGGTAGTGGGTCTGGGAACTGGATCAACTGCTTATTATATGGTTGAAGCCTTAGGGAAACGTGTCAAAGAGGGACTAACTATTACCGGAGTGACGACTTCAACTCAAACAAAGGAGCAGGCGGAAAAGTTAGGCATTCCGCTAAAAACCATTGATGAAGTTGAAACAGTTGATCTAACGATCGATGGTGCAGATGAAATTGATGCTAATTATCAAGGCGTAAAAGGTGGAGGTGGGGCTCTTTTATTCGAAAAAATCGTTGCAGATTATTCAAAGAAAGTGATATGGATCGTCGATGAGAGTAAAATGGTCAAAACGTTGGGTGCATTTCCTTTACCCGTAGAAGTAATGCCTTATGGCAGCCAACAATTAGTGCGCATTTTTGAAGGGAAAGGTTTCTATCCAACAATGAGAAAAAATGAGGATGGAGAAAACTATCTAACAGATGGTGGACATTATATTATTGATTTGCATATGACCAAAATAGAAGATCCGCAATCATTAGCAGAATGGTTAGATGGCTTGACAGGGGTAATGGAACACGGATTATTCTTAAACCGGGTAAATACTATTATTGTAGGACATGAGTCAGGGTTAGAAATCATAGAAGCTCGGTAA